The Ostrea edulis chromosome 1, xbOstEdul1.1, whole genome shotgun sequence genomic sequence GGAAACTCCGCcaaggggacaagattcgcagtctatgACGAGGCTTTGTTGAGTCCTAGACAACGAATATTGTTCCAggggtggaatttccctatcccacacgagtgaATAATGAAAGAttatttttcttacatttaACCACAATTTAGTGGAAAAAAGTTAGGGCTTTgagaaaattattaaaatcttcATTAGAACTTTTACTATAATAAAAATGGCGGGCTGGTAAAGTGCTTCAACATTCAGGTCGTCCATTACCAGGTTAGTTAGTTTCGGATTCACACTAAAATTCGTTTTAATCTGGCTCTTTCAGCATATCTAATTTTGGATGTACCAAACTTTTGATGTATGGTTTTACTAAAGAATGGCAGAAAATCGGGGGAAATATTGAACTACGATAAGTTACTGTGTTTAGTGAATGTGCATTTCCATCacaaaaatttgaatactttagaTGCACTGAATAGATAGGGAAGTAAGAATCTCCTGAATCCTACTCCATTGTAATTATTTGCAATCTGTGCATCAAGATAAACTAGGTGTGAAATATCACAATGCTTCAATAACGTTTCTATCATGTTACAGAAGACGATGCACCTTTACCTGGGAACTACAGATCTCATCTGAAGAGGCCGTTAGGGGGCGTGTACGGAGGGCCGTTCAAAGTTGGAAGACGTCTCGCCGAGTCACACTCCGAGAACATCCATGTCGCATCAAAAAGACCTTTTGGTAGAATATTTGGTAATCCCGACGGGTTAGGGAGGCGAGGATACCCGGCTCTGGAGAAGCAGTACGACATGAAACATTCAACAGAGAGAATATTTGGGAGTTACATGCAAGGGAAAGGTGTAGCTGATGACAACGTAGTGAAACGTCCCTTTGGGTCTGTTTACGGACGGTCATATAAAATGGGTAAACGTCCCTTTGGGTCCGTTTACGGACGGTCTTATAAAATGGGTAAACGTCCCTTTGGAGGGGTGTATGGAAAGTCATATAAAATGGGCAAGAGATACGCACTTCCACTGTATGCTCACCTTGAGGAAAAAAGACCGTTCGGTAAAGTGTATGGAAAATCATACCAATATGGGAAAAGACCGTTTGGCGGAATATATAGAAAGAATTATGGGAAAACATCGTTCAACAAATATCGCAAGGATCAAGAATTGCACATGCCCTTCATGGATATTGCGTCATTACGTCGTGAATTAGAGAATAGTGTAGGGCATAAGCAACATGCAAAACGACTTTTTGGAATAGTACTGAACAGCAAAACAATTCTTGGAAAACGTCACGACGATTATGCAGATTCAACGACAGAGAAGCTCCCATTTGGCCCGATATACAGCCCAGCCCGCTCATTCAGTAAACGTACTTTTCCTCGAACAAGTGGCTACCCTAATGATTTCCTAATGCTGTTAAAGAGACCTTTTGGTCAAGTGTACGGTACATCGTACAGACCTGGAAAAAGATCTCCGAGATTTTACGACTTAAAAAAGCGATCTGCTGATACATCCGTTGTTGTAGTTGTTGATGGGTACGGACAACCCATTCTTCTTACAGAAACCACCGCCCAGGATGAGCGTCATCCCACCTACATTCAAAGTATGGCTAATGGAGATGAAGAAAGCCTCTATCTGACAAATGGAGCACCATACACTTACGACATTGACGTTCCAGATTCTCAAAGCAGTCTGTCCACTGTGTTTGAAAACGGCGAAGAGCAACAAGGAGGGATTTACTCAGACAATGATGACGTCATGAAAGAGGGCGACTTCCAAGTGGAGGTGTATGACAGCAACGGAAGTGATGACGATAATGAAAATCTGAGCATTTCTGAACACATCGAATTTCCGGAGCATCCATAGGCAATGTTGCACGTAACTGGACATTCATAAACAAATGTTTTAAAGAGAAAATTCGGAATTAAAACGAAAAAGGTCTTTCTAACATATCTTTATGCAAGAAAGATGTTTATTCTATGGTGATGTTTCTTGCATGTACAAAGCGCAGTCATTGCACAAGACGTCAAGATATGTGTataatttgtaaagattttACAAAACAATGACGGGGCTGGTCGACTGAAAGTAATACTGTATAACTGGACTTTTAGAATTCCCAAGAAAGTTAAgttatgtagatttttattttaagtaataaaaaattgtctgtagatttttattttaaaaaataaaactatgttCGAAAGACGatactttttatttcttctttCATTCGAAAACGGGTttgtcattttcatttgaaatcttcTTTAATGTTAATAACTGAAGTAAAGATTGCTTACAGTTGTTAGGTACTTTCATTATTAGATATGTagatttacaatgcttttgccTTCGATGTCTTTAAGggggtatgctacaccagagaaatttgatgtggatgaaaagtggaggatatgtataataatatgttgaaattgaaaactttcaaatttactttatttagtcaaaaatagttttaaaacaaTCCGAGAAAATTTTAACACACCTGCTGTACTCGAACACGCGATCTACGGTTCAGCAGTTAAcgtgttaacctactgagctactcacctaggcaagaattttgtaaatgaatagataaatattgctgatatctatattttccaccatgttttaaaaggaagtcagccattatgacgatgtataGTACCTCCTTAACATTAGAAATGATAAATCATGAATGTGTACAGTGTGCGCATGTACATCAGTTtaaacggctgggaattccgacagaaataaaagtgagatgtaaattatgaaaaattcatttttgaaaatacatgtacataatggtATGAACAGCTCACGCGCTTCGTGAAGTACGCTGACgtttagtccgaaatatcttacgttttcttggcttttttaaagattttgatatttaccgtgccaggaaaacggtAAATATCAAGATCATtgaaaagccaggaaaacgccagatatttcggactagctGACGTAAAGCATCGCAGTGCATGCCCTTGTGTATTTAAAAAgggtttcatttcttaaatattagattcaccttgcatatatatccCAAATAAGAGGTCGATGGGCCACAGTGCCCACCTGAGACAAAGTCGCCCTATTGTTCTTTGTAAGATGTTTTCCCCTCTTTTTTCTCGCGATTGTGTTACCCCGTATTATGACACCAGCCTGAATCTGAATCCACACGATACAGGGATACAGCTATAACAAGATCACTACAAGGCCGTCCTGTtgtgttctggagaagaattcttaacagatttttattttgtgtatatcaATGTATAATGTCATCACCACTTCTAGCTTCACTCTTTAACACAGGGTCCGTCATTTGAAAgacaaacaaaagcaaaaacTTGATTCCTAGCAGCTTGGCAATGTTCGCATATCAATATTTCTTAATAccatttaaacaaaaaaaaatctaattattttcttttaatgaCATCTATTTTCAGATTATAGAGACTCTAGATTTGGTTAGTCCCAACTTCACATACTTGGAACATGGCATTTCCCTGATGTAGAGCTGACTGGACTACGAACCCTTGGCTTGTGGACGTCCACACAACTCAACACTTCTCTCTTTCTAGTGAATGCCAATCTATTAGTGCCCAACTTTACATATTCAGAAAATAATTtccacaatacatgtatataaaataataattcttttaaaaaatgtttattattatgaTCAAATACTCCCAAACCCCAAAATGACATCAATGCAAATGTACATAGAACACTACAAATAAcatacataatttatttacagactATTTACAAATGATTTGATGTTAGTGACGAAGATAATAGTCAATGGCCGTGGAGAAAGCCGCAAATCCCATCGCTCCGAACACTCCCGCCTTCAACCCCGCTGAAATCAACAATACAGACATGTACAAAAAAGTAGAGCAGCAGTATTGAGGCCTATTTTATAAAAGTATAGCAGCAGTATTGAGGCCTATTTTATAAAAGTAGAGCAGCAGTATTGAGGCCTATTTTATAAAAGTAGAGCAGCAGTATTGAGGCCTATTTTATAAAAGTAGAGCAGCAGTATTGAGGCCTATTTTATAAAAGTAGAGCAGCAGTATTGAGGCCTATTTTATAAAAGTAGAGCAGCAGTATTGAGGCCTAttttataaaagaatttatGACTACACTGTAAGACCATCTACACATGTGCAGGACTCCTTCAAATTCGTCACACGTCATACTCAGTCATTCATACAAACTTCTACAGACTACAATTCTaatttatgaccttgacctatcaTAAAAACCTTGATAAAGATATTGacatatatttaattaaaaccATTACAAATAATTATCGTAAAAAATTTTCTTACTATCGTAAAAAATTtctacattttgtatttcaaatatgtacCCAATATATTCCCTACAAagaaatattgtatttttttttctcactgACCTGGAAATTGTCACATGATCATACAGATGTACAGGTACCAAACAAACTTTGTGGTATATCTGTTCTAAAGAGCTACTTTTTCTCGAGTTAACTTGACCTAGTCCATATGAACATATCTCAAAACACAACACAACCCCCAGTCGAATAATTTCAAAACATAACACACAACCCCCAataattaatgtatattttCTGTAAGTGTGATCACTTTTATCTTTGTTAAAAAGACGTAGTCAGAAGAGACTTATTTGAATATTACTTCtgtcagtgaccttgactttctcCAAGGTCAGGGTCATGAAACACTTAAAGGTTAAAAGAAATCTTTGTGAGAGTATGGATATCTAAGTTGTCcctatttttttcaaagtaatgAGCTAGACTTGACAGACAATCTGACAAGGCGATTACAAAATACTAAATGCATTCAGATGTTCTAtgtgtttgaaatgaatatttaaaactgaGCTTAAAAGGACTTGGTTCAATGCAATTgattgatgggttttttttcgccacactcaacaatttcccagttatctggtggtgcccagtttttactggtggaagagagaatctagatacaatgtacctgagaagagatcaccgaccttccgcaagtaaactggagACTTTCTCTTGATTAATGTAATTAAATATGATATTTGATTACAGTGATATTATATCTGTAATTTCAGACTGCCAACCAATAAATCTATACCATGGTTGTCAACCtttcaacaattacatatagaaacaagaggctcatgggccacatcgctcacctgaatcaccttggcccatatctaaagattttccctatgtattgcatgtaaaacttttatcccaattgtggccccaaccttctcgggggggggggggggggggggggggggggcatgatttttacaaacttgaatctgcactatgtcaagaagctttcatgtaaatataaacttttctggcctaatggttcttgagaagaagattttcaaagattttctatatatatttgtatgtaaaacactttgatcccctattgtgtcctctctctctctctctctctctctctctcacacacacatgtaaatgtaaacttttctggcccagtgaaatgatttcccctatatatttgtatgtaaaactttgatcccctattgtggcactaGTCTACCCCccaagggtcatgattttaacaaacttgaatctgcactatgacaagaagctttcacacacacacacacacacacatatatatatgtactttcctggcccagtggttcttgagaagatttcaaagattttccctatatataatttgtaagtgAAGctgtgatcccctattgtggccccatcctacccccaggtcatgatttcaacaaacttgaatctgcactatgacaggcagctttcatgtacattcagctcttctggcccagtggttcttgagaagaagattttacagtgaccccatcctatttttgcatttttgtgattatctcccctttgaaaaggacatgaccgtacatttgtacaaacttgaaagctcttcaccaaaggatgctttttgctgagtttggttgaaattagccctgtggttctggagaagaattcgaaaatataaaaagtttacagacagacgacggacaactgGCAATCAAAAAAGCTCAGTTGAGCTTTTAACTAAGGTGAGCTACAAAAGAAATACTTCAATAGGCAATTTGAGATGGTTAAAATTAATCTCTATatagtatatgatatatatatatgcattattgATTTTCCTTTTACAATTTATACACAAGTCTTGACAAGGTATCAGTAATCACAGTGGGATTAATATAATACTCTGATACAAAACAAAGTAATTCTGCGGTGCTTCtctaattttctttcaaatggTTTAGTATTTAGACACCATTTTCTCATGCTGAGATTGCTAGCTTAACACAACATAGACACTATTGATGATGCCGTCAACATCGGACTGGCGAGTATGTTCATAGTGAAGTCAAAATCATCGACTTAAGCCAAAGTTCTGGGATCTAGGGGAGAGCATGTAAAAAGTAATGTTATGACTATATTACAATGTTTACCCCTGAGCATGTAAAAATTATGCTGCATCTATACTACAATGCTTACCCCTGAGCATGTAAAAATTATGCTGCATCTATACTACAATGCTTACCCCTGAGCATGTAAAAATTATGCTGCATCTATACTACAATGCTTACCCCTGAGCATGTAAAAATTATGCTGTAATTATACTACAATGCTTACCCCTGAGCATGTAAAGATTATGCTGTGACTATACTGCAATGCTTACCCCTGAGCATGTAAAGATTATGCTGTGACTATACTGCAATGCTTACCCCTGAGCATGTAAAGATTATGCTGTGACTATACTGCAATGCTTACCCCTGAGCATGTAAAGATTATGCTGTGACTATACTGCAATGCTTACCCCTGAGCATGTAAAGATTATGTTGTAATTATACTACAATGCTTATCCCTGAGCATGTAAAGATTATGCTGTGACTATACTCCAATGCTTACCCCTGAGCATGTAAAGATTATGCTGTGACTATACTGCAATGCTTACCCCTGAGCATGTAAAGATTATGCTGTGACTATACTGCAATGCTTACCCCTGAGCATGTAAAGATTATGCTGTGACTATACTGCAATGCTTACCCCTGAGCATGTAAAGATTATGCTGTGACTATACTGCAATGCTTACCCCTGAGCATGTAAAGATTATGCTGTGACTATACTGCAATGCTTACCCCTGAGCATGTAAAGATTATGTTGTAATTATACTACAATGCTTACCCCTGAGCATGTAAAGATTATGCTGTGACTATACTGCAATGCTTACCCCCGAGCATGTAAAGATTATGCTGTGACTATACTGCAATGCTTACCCCTGAGCATGTAAAGATTATGTTGTAATTATACTACAATGCTTACCCCTGAGCATGTAAAGATTATGCTGTGACTATACTGCAATGCTTACCCCTGAGCATGTAAAGATTATGCTGTGACTATACTGCAATGCTTACCCCTGAGCATGTAAAAATTATGCTGTGATTATACTACAATGCTTACCCCTGAGCATGTAAAAATTATGTTGTAATTATACTACAATGCTTACCCCCGAGCATGTAAAGATTATGCTGTGACTATACTGCAATGCTTACCCCTGAGCATGTAAAGATTATGCTGTGACTATACTGCAATGCTTACCCCTaagcatgtaaaatttatgcTGCAATTATACTACAATGCTTACCCCTGAGCATGTAAAGATTATGCTGTGACTATACTACAATGCTTACCCCTGAGCATGTAAAGATTATGCTGTAATTATACTACAATGCTTACCCCTAAGTCCTAGAACACCTCCCACAAGGAATCCTGTTATTGTACCATTCCCAAGCTCAGATTTTCCTCGATACTGAAACAAATTGATGCATCTAACAATAGTCCATCAAAATCACTTGGCGTATAAATACAGTTGGTTTAAATACAAACAGGTACAAAATGAAACAGGATTCGGAAACAAGTGCTAGCACTTATATAAATCTGTCTCCtattttacattaataaatCAGAATCGTGTTAATTAATATGGTTATGGCATAAACATATATATGCGATTCATCattcacatgtacatacaaaataatgataaaacaatggTGATGATAATGTGTGATGAGGTTGTGTGAATATTTCAACATCATTTAGAACATATACATAAGGCAAATATTAGAATGCAAGCATAAGTATTACTGATTTATCAGGTTTTATAGGGTACAGCAAATCTTTTACTTTGAATAATAAATTTATGTACTGATTGAAATATAGTTATGTTTTCAGATACTGATAAGTGTTAATTTCCAACAAGCAGTGTGTTTGTGTAAATGTTACACACTTGTGTAAAATTTAAAAGATCCTTAGCCCTGAGTTGATGGTACAATGGGCATTCTAAGAGATAATGTTTGCTGTCTTCAACTTTACCACATAAGCTTAAAGGACTGTGCAGTTACCTACTGGAATTGCCCATCAGACCTAACTTATCTATTTACAAGCGACTACTTAATACAAAGTGTATCGTTGACATAGTCTGTGATATTgacagtttttattttaaaccaaACATTTACTCACCGATTCTAAACAACATTCAGTCCCAGCAAACATAGCTCCAACAATAGCGAAGTTCTTTCCATAAGACCAGAATCTTGCCCTCATTTCTTTTAGGACCATTCTGGTGGTGGGAGTCTCAGTGGACATGGTGGACATTGGATCCACTCCAGCCGTGAACAATCCAAATAAACCACCTAGTCCAAATCCTGGAAAACAGACACACAAATAAACAGCCTAGTCCAAATCCTGGAAAACAGACACACAAATAAACAGCCTAGTCCAAATCCTGGAAACAGACATAAATAAACCACCCAGTCCAAATCCTGGAAAACAGACACAAATAAACCACCCAGTCCAAATCCTGGAAAACAGACACAAATAAACAGCCTAGTCCAAATCCTGGAAAAAAGACACACAAATAAACAGCCTAGTCTAAATCCTGGAAACAGACATAAATAAACCACCCAGTCCAAATCCTGGAAAACAGACACAAATAAACAGCCTAGTCCAAATCCTGGAAAACAGACACACAAATAAACAGCCTAGTCCAAATCCTGGAAAACAGACACAAATAAACCACCCAATCCAAATCCTGGAAAACAGACACACAAATAAACAGCCTAGTCCAAATCCTGGAAAACAGACACACAAGTCAGAATGGACACAAACAAATAGAACAATTAGACCTAATGTACAATTCCCATGATATCAGCTCTTCTAAGATGGAGGTACAtacagtattctgttgaacatTTAGCATTTGTTTAGGTGGGTACAAGAAGAATCTATACATAATTATGAACCAGTTAGTGAATACATAgtgataaaagttatgaatttgTAAATCTTATCATTATCAGCTATTAcaatacattaaactgaccatatcaataatttgattgaattaggccactaaacatgaaatttatttgcTTTTCGACATGATCAATGCTTATAACAAAGAAAAATGGAGATTTCCAATTGTTGATTAAGCACTATATCTTGAATGATAATTGATAATTAATTCACAAATCATTTCTAACACTGTTATCCAGTATATTGAACATCTGACATTCAGAGAAAATCTGAAAGTCAAATGGTATCAAGATATCATAAGGAAACCATGTCTAACTATCTGTGACCCAATGACCGTGTCAGACCTTTGAcccaaaaaaaatcataagGATACTCTATAAGTGAGGTTTCATCGCTGAAACTCAAACATACTTTAAGTTATCATCTCCAAACAATATGaaccagtgaccttgaccctttGACCTAAAATACAAGAATGGATCATCCTTTAATGAAGGAGAGAGACTCTTCACATGAGCTTCTTTTCTAAATCTCAAACAACAAAGATATCTGGATATCTTTCCTTACATTATATCACCTAGTGGCCGTGGACcttaaattgtttttttttacctaaaaaaaacaaaaagggtAATTTCCTTCTTTTAGCCATGGAACTTAAGGTGAAGTTTAAtttctaaagttgaaataataCCTCAGAATCCACTATTTATCTCAGGTtgtcagatttttaaaatgtgtatctGAAAGtcatataataataattcaattataaaaaattttcattcagtaGACAAACCACAAGTGGTGAATACACAACGCAAAAccaaatattagaatttaaggaatgtaaaaaaaaaatgtattttctgtatattctTCCACCATTAGATTCACTGTTGATTTCTACCGTAGAGCTAAATATGGAGCGTCTACTGGTAAACTGATTATGTCGAGCGAGTTCATACTCAAGCAATGTGAtgaatacgcaagttccgagatatcagctcttctgtgatggagatACGTTCAGcattctgttgaacgcttgggtgggtacaagatgtatacatatattattatagACTAACTATGTTAATAAGAATAAAAGTTCTcaaagcgtaaattttgtttgtATCAGCCAtaggtatacattaaactgaccatatgaagAATAATATTTACTTGAATAAGGCCattaaatttattattcatttattttttatttcctcttctgcatgAGTGAtactttatcaaagaaagatggtgattatcgatttttgtttgagctattttatcaTCAAATAATCCTAAATTAACTAAGACTGTATGCCCCTGCAGTTTGCGTGGTTGCAcgatgtctgataatcatcctttaggcaatatatgaaggcagtgATATTCATTAGTACCCATCGCTCATAGAACTTTCCTTGAACTAATCATGCTCCTACCGGATGTACTTAATATGCGTGTTTTAGGGCATGCGCCATACGTAAATAGGtaagaaaatatcaacattCGGTGTATTTTTAGAAGCGGAAGCACGtgtatgtaaattttcagtAAACGATGTCTTGGCGATTTCTACCTTCCCTGAGCTGAGTCTAGTAAGGCTACGTACATGGCGAAAAGTAGAGttggaaattaaaaattttacttATCCACCTCaagaagaaaattcatatatgaaattaaaaatagaagAATTATCAGACGGTGAAGTAATCTAGTTACATGCTCAGTGGGGGCGCTAGGTGCCAAACGAATGAAAGAATCATCTTGACTTACgacaaattttgatttccttgttacGAAATCTGATGTCTCAATATAGGCCATGCCATTGGCAAAATAATCTCTTCAGGATTAGCATTCCCCCCTCTTCAGTCAAGAGCTTGTAGtctttgtacaaaatattgtatgcagagGGCTGGATAAAAACACATTTAGCTTAGCACatcagatgatttttaaattttgatataaatgaaagCAAGTGGACAATAAACATTGTTGACTGTGGTGTAGGGGCAATAAGTAAAACAGTTCAGACAGGCACTGCCCCATCTGCCAGAACAAGTCATTATTGAATCTTGACGAAGATAActgatgattttcttttattgtaTGGTGGTTTGTATAGAAATGGGAGCTAAAATTAAGTGTATTccctaaatttgaaaactgtagaGATAAGAATGCATATTTGAATCAAATTctctttgaaatatcatttcaaaagccgagaaaaatttaaaaatctaacgaaaaattatgtttaataatgaaaacaatcaactggaagtagtatttttctcaaaatttgctgaaggaaatatgatttactcagaaaatgaagaaaaaactcTGAATCGGACTTACTGCAACTTAATCGTCAGAGGAAATTCAAGCTACTTACAAAAATCGAagattcaaatcaaaatatatccTCATAACAATTATTAGTTTAATCACCGAGTTGGGAGTATATCAATCTCTTTAATCACAACCAGtcgaaaacattaaaaaattcattgaaaattcatttcttgatcaatttctataattttttttcccaacGAAGCGCTTATTTATATTCTCTCAATTTCAGATCAGTGCGCATGTGCAAAGGGAAAATCCCGTCTGAAAATAGAAATGCGCATACCTGATAGGGTCGTATAAATATACGACCCTCTTCAATGTTGCGACGTCATAGGTCACctaatttgcattaattattcatAGTTACAAGGAGCAAGGAAAGTTCTATGTGCATCGCGTGTGGGCGAGTATGTTTTGCGCCTCACTGTacataagagttccacaaagggaaagaactaatGAACAACTCAGAAATTGCGTATTAATTCAGATCAAAAAGTATTTTCTTAGTCTATGTGGCAATGCCAGAACGATCAATGCTCTGTACAACACCAATGACTGGTAATCATATCCAATGTAAGAATCATGGAAATCGTATCCGCTGTTAGAATCATAATTTcctgaata encodes the following:
- the LOC125664052 gene encoding uncharacterized protein LOC125664052; the encoded protein is MVGIHKDLLVLLFLCSSSASRIHVRPVASEDDAPLPGNYRSHLKRPLGGVYGGPFKVGRRLAESHSENIHVASKRPFGRIFGNPDGLGRRGYPALEKQYDMKHSTERIFGSYMQGKGVADDNVVKRPFGSVYGRSYKMGKRPFGSVYGRSYKMGKRPFGGVYGKSYKMGKRYALPLYAHLEEKRPFGKVYGKSYQYGKRPFGGIYRKNYGKTSFNKYRKDQELHMPFMDIASLRRELENSVGHKQHAKRLFGIVLNSKTILGKRHDDYADSTTEKLPFGPIYSPARSFSKRTFPRTSGYPNDFLMLLKRPFGQVYGTSYRPGKRSPRFYDLKKRSADTSVVVVVDGYGQPILLTETTAQDERHPTYIQSMANGDEESLYLTNGAPYTYDIDVPDSQSSLSTVFENGEEQQGGIYSDNDDVMKEGDFQVEVYDSNGSDDDNENLSISEHIEFPEHP
- the LOC125664051 gene encoding mitochondrial import inner membrane translocase subunit Tim22-like, which gives rise to MAAPLQGTGVIGSDQTRQTIPKLTPKDVESFSFIMDHVIGNRRERRAQVIPLGGIPQFPKTREEMLVTGFFESCVCKSALSCVAGFGLGGLFGLFTAGVDPMSTMSTETPTTRMVLKEMRARFWSYGKNFAIVGAMFAGTECCLESYRGKSELGNGTITGFLVGGVLGLRAGLKAGVFGAMGFAAFSTAIDYYLRH